DNA sequence from the Lycium barbarum isolate Lr01 chromosome 5, ASM1917538v2, whole genome shotgun sequence genome:
ACCTGCAGCCCCAGCGATCAACCTGCCGCAACAACAGCGCCGCTGGGATGACACTGGTGCCGCCAATAcggacaccaggtaccagaaatCCCCCaattttctaagtctcaatcgaaatccccgaggccatctgctcacaaaccacatacacagacccacacaaatatacgctacaaacgcactcgtggcctcaaaattcccaactgaggtctcgttgaccgagtcaacccctgatacctcatttccattttcccaacccaagtcccaaaatgcatccgagtgcattgggaaccaaaccagatatacacactaGTCATAAACTACCATCCgcacctctcgaaatcgacgaatttccgaaaaaggtccgttgacccaaaagtcaactttaggtcaactatttttcactttaagcccatatttcacaaaacgttgcccaaatccgatctagacacctcgggaagcgtatcaacggtcccctcgggtcaaaagtgagctaatcaatgctcggaaaagggcaaaaaatgtcggaaggactataacgaccaaacgggtcgttacaccatATATCTACATACAAGACTTATTGTATACATAATGTCGGGCCTCGTGGGAGTTAGATACATTAAACTACCCACAATTTGCTTGTAAGGCATGCTATCCACGTTCTTTCCTCTCTCAGCTTTATTTAATTTTAAGCCAAACTCAACTGGAATGCTGGTTGGATTGCAATTCTCCATTTTAAATCTGTTTAATATTTCTTGGACATACTTCTTTTGAGAAACAAATATCCCATCATCAGATTGCACCATTTTTAAACCAAGAAACTAATGCATCGTACCAAGATCAGACATCTCAAATTCAGTCATCATAAACTTCTTGAAATAAGCTAACATGACACTACGATTCCCCGTGAATATAAGATCGTTAACATATAAGCACACAATAAGCATTTTTCCTTCATGCCCATTTTTCACAAAAAGTGCATGCTCATATGGACATTTTTAAAACCCACTTTCAAAAAATAAGCCTCAATTCGATATACCAAGCTCGTGGAGCTTGTTTTAGTCCATAAAAAGCCTTTTTCAATCAATAAACTTAATGCTCATTTCCAATCTTAATATAACCAGGGGGTTGTTTAATAAATACCTCTTCCTCCATGTATCCATGCAAGAATGCCAATTTGACATCCAACTGGAAGATAGGCCAAGAATTCTGCGCCTCCAATGCAATCGCCATTCTGATGTTGTCATCCCTTGCAACTGGAGTAAAAATTTCTGTGTAGTCCACCCCATATTCCTGTTTGTACCCTTTAGCTACCAGTCGCGCTTTATACTTGTCAATTTCACCATTTTCATTTAGCTTTGTGTTATAGACCCACTTGACATCAATTGTTTTGTGCCCGTTGGGAAGATCAATAAGCTCCCAAGTATTATTCCTTTAAATAACTTTAATCTGAGCATCCATCGCCTTCTTCCACTTTGCTTCCTTGATGGCATTTTTAAAGTTTTTCGGTTCGCAATCTGCAAACACTGCAAAGTGAGCAAATGCATCATCATTTAAATCTATTCCCATTACTTCATAGTCCGACATCCATGCAGGCCTTTTCTGAGCACGACAAAGAGACTGAGCTGCTGCTTCAGTTTCTTCTAAAGCTGCTGGTAACTATTCAGCAGTTGGTTTAATTTCAGCAGGAGTTAGTGGAGTTTCAGCAGCTGTAGAAGCTGAATTCTCTGAATTTTTAGGCATTGTAGCTAATGGTTCGGCTTCATTATCAAATAGAATTGGAGTCGACTGTTGCATACTCCAATCCCAAGGGTTTTCTTCATCAAAAATAACATCTGTGTTGATTAAAATCTTCTTTGTCTGTGGATTAAACAACTTGTATGCCTTTGATGCTTCACTAACACCGAGAAAGATACACTTTTTGATTTTGTCATCAAGCTTCTTCCTCTTCTCGTCTGGAATATGTGAATAGGCAATGCAACCAAAAAGTAGGAAGTGCTCTACGTACAAATAGTTTTATTCACTCCAAGCCTCCTCTGGAGTCATGTTGTGAACAATAAATGTTGGACTTCTATTCAAAACATGAATGCTCCAATTTATTGCTTCCGGCCGGAAAGTTTTTTCCATTCCCCTTGCTAGCATACTTCGCACCATATTGAGAATGGTTCTATTCTTTATCTCCGATACACCGTTTTGTTGTGGTGTATAAGCAGTGGTGAGCTCTCTTCGAATTTTATTAGATTCAAAAAAATCTTCAAAAACTTTTTAGCAATACTCGCCACCACGATCAGTTCGAAGTGTCTTTATGGTCTTTGTTTCATTTTCTACATGAGCCTTGAAGCTTTTAAATGCCCTAAAAGCTTCTGATTTTTCCTCTAAAAAATACACCAAAGTTTTCCCAAAATATTCATCTGTAAAGAATGAAGTACCTTTTACCTTCATTAGAAATTGGTTTGATTGGGCCACAAATGTCTGAATTCACTAGCTCAAAAATATTCTTGGCTCTCCACGATTTTCCTTTTGGAAATTGAGAATGATGTTGTTTGCAAACAACTCATTTTTCACAAACTTGGGAAGGGAAGGGAATTTCAGAAAGACCTATCACTATATTTTTCTATTGGAGAGTTTTTAATCCACCAAAACCTAAGTGACCATATCTAAAATGCCACAActaatccgcgacttaagtagtaaaaaaaaaaaaaagttgaaccaaagtagtacaaaaaaaaaaaatacataaataggattcacgcacgaatttcgtgcgtgaaaggaccaaactgcaaaaaataacagtttggcctttcacgcactaaattagtgcgtgaatgaGCAAACCAAAAGTCACCCCCTTTTCACCTTTTAGCCAATGACATTTGTTGTCATTAGCTGCCCACTtgtcttctcctcttcttcttaagTTCTCATTGCACTGCATCGCatggagtccggaatcaaaatgtccccaaaaaaatcactttgaaccaaaatattccaacaaaaaaaaaaaaggttacaaaactacctttagcgcagtaaaatactgcgttatagaaacagtatcaaaaagcaaaaaaaattggccaaactttattttttgcaacacttagtgtttttttccatactttgaccaacgattagtcgtgtgtcaagactccgaaacgtcaatattttatatagaacctgatatttttttctgcgtacaataatgtaggcccaatacatcaaggatacgtagacgttcggatcgtcatattaggggttgaaaaggtgcccgaagtaagttttgtttgaaaaaacttagtgttttttccatactttgaccaacgattagtcgtgggtcaagactccgaaacgtcaatattttatatagaacctgatatttttttctgcgtacaataatgtaggcccaatacatcaaggatacgtagacgttcggatcgtcattttaggggttgaaaaggtgcccgaagtaagttttgtttgaacaaatttagtgttttttccatactttgaccaacgattagtcgtgggtcaagactctgaaacgtcaatattttatatagaacctgatatttttttctgcatacaataatgtaggcccaatacatcaaggatacgtagacgttcggatagccattttaggggttgaaaaggtaccagaagtaagttttgtttgaaaactttagggtgttttattttttaagattttgatttaagcgtgttattttttaatcaagacataactttattttgaatataaatataattctaaaaaatatagggagaaaaactagtcgtaaagtcgtcaaactttagatggtcataacttaggGAGAAATTTTTtttgcttctataacgcagtaaaatactgcgctaaagcagttaacggctccaattttttttttgctttttggtactgtttcaacccctaaaatgacgatccgaacgtctacgtatccttgatgtattgggcctacattattgtacgcagaaaaaatatcaggttctatataaaatattgacgtcttgacacacgactaatcgttgatcaaagtatggaaaaaaacactaagtgttgcaaaaaataaagtttggccaatttttttttttgctttttggtactgtttctataacgcaatattttactacgctaaaggtagttttgtaacttttttttttgttgggatattttggttcaaagtgattttttttgggacattttgattccggactctaTGCAATAAGAActtaagaagaagaggagaagacaAGTGGGCAGCTAATGACAACAAATGTCATTGGCTGAAAAGGTGAAAAGGGGGTGACTTTTGGTTTGCtcattcacgcactaatttagtgcgtgaaaggccaaactgttatttttttgtagtttggtcctttcacgcacgaaattcgtgcgtgaatcctatttatgtgcttttttttttttgtactactttggttcaacttttctttttttttactacttaagtcgcggattcatGCGACAACCGACAGATCTGTTACTTCCACATTTAAACACGATTGAATACTCTCAAATGTTCAACGGGAACAACCTGCTTTTATTCATTTTCACAACAGCAATAGCTCCTCTAGTAGGACTATAAATCTCACAAACACCTTTCCCAATAAGAATAAAATATCCTTTTTCTTGCAATTGTCCAACACTCAATAAGTTGCTTCTTAAAGCAGGAAGATATATCACATTTGATATTATTCCTTCAAAAACATTCTTGGATTTAATTTTAATATCACCTTTTCCCATTGCATCGATAGTAGAGCAATCAACAAAGCTAACTTTAGAACGAAAGCCTTCGTTTATATAAGAAAAACAAGACTTACTTCCGTCCATGTGATTAGTGCAGCCTGTGTCCAGATACCAAACATCTTGCACGGGTTCTTCTTGTGCTTGTATTGCCATCAACAAGGTCTCGGTTTCTTTGCTTTCAACAAAATTTAACTTCTCGTCCTTGTCATTAGGCAGCCTAGTATAACATTCGGACTGATAACGACCAAATTTATGACATTAATGGCATTCTACCTTTTATTTGTCAAAATTCTTTCCTCTGCCTTTGCCGTAGTCGTCATTAGCTCTAAAATTTCTGCTCCCATCTTTGTTGCCTCCATCTCTATGTCCTCGTTCGCTTCTCCATCttcctcttcctctacctctaccCCTTCCTCTAGGATTGGAAGAAATAAAAGTAGAATCCTTCAAGGCCTGCTCTTCGGAAGTTGAACTGAGGATCATCTTCTGCTTATGCACCAATAACGAGCTTTGCAATTCGTCAAGT
Encoded proteins:
- the LOC132639323 gene encoding uncharacterized protein LOC132639323, with translation MKAGESLTGYCGTTMEIRNKMRFHGEKMTNVTIVEKILRSLTLKYDCLVFPIEESKDVNELSLDELQSSLLVHKQKMILSSTSEEQALKDSTFISSNPRGRGRGRGRGRWRSERGHRDGGNKDGSRNFRANDDYGKGRGKNFDK